The following are encoded together in the Bacillota bacterium genome:
- the spoIID gene encoding stage II sporulation protein D: MDRAVVFSVGFCILVVLVVPSVLVRGCDFGIAPRERAAGPNIRVFMVSTGQTVEMPLDEYVRGVVAAEMPASFGLEALKAQAVAARTFAVRRMRQFGGPGCTAHAGADVCTDSQHCQAWVSDDELRKRLGYLEYYAYVRKIASAVESTSGKVVTYQGKPIEAYYHAASGGSTENSEDVWQTAVPYLRAVSTQFEAKEPSFQERVEFTVDELEKKLGVKLTQKKVRTYKVAGKDVQVVAEEKMDRPIEVLSASPTGRVKEIRIGDKIFSGFSLREALGLRSTKLTYQMTGDKVSFTTTGYGHGVGMSQYGAQAMAQAGKTYVDILKHYYTGTEVTTLAGIESR; this comes from the coding sequence ATGGACAGGGCGGTGGTGTTCTCCGTCGGGTTTTGCATTCTGGTGGTTCTCGTTGTGCCGTCTGTGCTGGTGCGCGGGTGTGACTTCGGAATCGCACCCCGCGAAAGGGCCGCGGGACCGAACATCAGGGTGTTCATGGTTTCCACTGGGCAGACGGTGGAGATGCCCCTGGACGAGTACGTCAGAGGCGTGGTCGCCGCGGAGATGCCGGCCTCGTTCGGGCTAGAGGCGCTGAAAGCGCAGGCGGTCGCGGCGCGCACGTTCGCCGTGAGGAGAATGAGACAGTTCGGAGGACCTGGGTGCACGGCTCACGCGGGCGCGGACGTGTGCACGGACAGCCAGCATTGCCAGGCGTGGGTATCCGATGACGAGCTGCGGAAGCGCCTCGGGTACCTCGAATACTACGCGTACGTGCGCAAGATAGCGAGCGCGGTCGAGTCCACCTCAGGGAAGGTCGTTACCTACCAGGGGAAGCCCATCGAGGCATACTACCACGCCGCTTCGGGTGGATCGACCGAGAACTCCGAGGACGTGTGGCAGACGGCCGTCCCTTACCTGCGGGCCGTGTCCACGCAGTTTGAGGCGAAGGAGCCGAGCTTCCAGGAGCGGGTCGAGTTCACCGTCGACGAGCTTGAGAAGAAACTCGGAGTCAAGCTGACGCAGAAGAAGGTGAGGACATACAAAGTCGCGGGCAAGGACGTCCAAGTGGTCGCCGAGGAGAAGATGGACCGGCCCATCGAGGTACTGAGCGCCTCGCCCACAGGAAGGGTTAAGGAGATCCGCATCGGCGACAAGATCTTCTCCGGTTTCTCGCTCCGTGAGGCCCTCGGGCTGCGCTCCACCAAGCTGACCTACCAGATGACTGGGGATAAGGTCTCCTTCACCACCACCGGCTACGGTCACGGCGTCGGGATGTCGCAGTACGGGGCCCAGGCCATGGCCCAAGCCGGCAAGACCTACGTAGATATCCTCAAGCACTACTATACGGGCACCGAAGTCACAACGCTTGCAGGAATAGAATCCCGCTGA